The Globicephala melas chromosome X, mGloMel1.2, whole genome shotgun sequence genome window below encodes:
- the LOC132594442 gene encoding cAMP-responsive element modulator-like — protein sequence MDEDDFICLSESAHMQTQTGQNSIPGLAHQRLQRQMSLQNQKV from the exons ATGGATGAAGACGATTTCATTTGCCTG AGTGAATCTGCTCATATGCAGACTCAGACTGGTCaaaattcaatccctggtttaGCTCAT CAGCGATTGCAGAGACAGATGAGTCTGCAGAATCAGAAGGTGTGA
- the LOC115846340 gene encoding small integral membrane protein 10-like protein 2A, translated as MAASAALSAAAAAAMSGLAVRLSRSAAARGSYGAFCKGLTRTLITFFDLAWRLRMNFPYFYIVASVMLNVRLQVRIE; from the coding sequence ATGGCGGCGTCGGCGGCCCTGTCTGCGGCTGCGGCGGCTGCCATGTCGGGCCTGGCGGTGCGGCTGTCTCGCTCGGCTGCGGCCCGCGGCTCGTACGGCGCCTTCTGCAAGGGGCTCACGCGCACGCTGATCACCTTCTTCGACCTGGCCTGGCGGCTGCGCATGAACTTCCCCTACTTCTACATCGTGGCCTCGGTGATGCTCAACGTCCGCCTGCAGGTGCGGATCGAGTGA